A stretch of the Capsicum annuum cultivar UCD-10X-F1 chromosome 10, UCD10Xv1.1, whole genome shotgun sequence genome encodes the following:
- the LOC107844977 gene encoding uncharacterized protein LOC107844977 — protein MAGIAIVLDLLRKNQSFTGQALHSHGMFSAKLATSAAAASASVVATYPFAFRASFGNSAPRIAFCDAGTGFSEDYISSLQSDQSIINFDQHDYSLKQSTKQYNIKLKPLFSAFMWMNLARTALKCFLFSYLPHLVSRANMEDEEDLLPEEDYRVNSVTLFKKSMKQIGCETAVETTRRILERLVAHYVSQRMVWKLTKDVPMSAACKAQRGMSSVIYFTSVTKTACRGHFLGILASWFVQVGIDIWQFFKSKQDDNDGRSARIQILRRKIFIASVRCGACLVFVSIGAGLGAMLFQPTTSQWIGCAIGEVSGSFIVPFFFGKVLHMVL, from the coding sequence ATGGCAGGAATAGCTATTGTATTGGATCTCCTAAGGAAAAATCAAAGCTTTACTGGTCAAGCCCTTCATTCTCATGGCATGTTCTCAGCCAAACTCGCTACCTCGGCTGCTGCTGCCTCTGCTTCTGTTGTTGCCACTTACCCTTTTGCCTTTAGGGCTTCTTTCGGTAATAGTGCACCACGAATTGCATTTTGCGATGCTGGCACAGGATTTTCTGAAGATTATATTTCCAGCCTACAAAGCGATCAATCAATAATTAATTTCGATCAACATGATTATTCGTTGAAGCAGAGTACCAAACAATACAACATTAAGTTGAAACCTTTATTCTCAGCATTTATGTGGATGAATCTTGCACGCACTGCCTTGAAATgtttcctattttcttatttaccTCATCTGGTATCTCGTGCTAACATGGAGGATGAGGAAGATTTGCTACCTGAGGAAGATTATCGTGTCAATTCGGTGACTCTTTTCAAGAAATCAATGAAACAGATTGGTTGTGAGACCGCTGTTGAAACTACGAGACGCATCCTGGAAAGGTTAGTTGCCCACTATGTTTCGCAGCGCATGGTATGGAAGCTAACTAAAGATGTGCCCATGTCAGCTGCATGCAAGGCTCAAAGGGGCATGTCTAGTGTGATCTATTTTACTAGCGTTACAAAAACAGCATGTAGAGGTCattttttgggaattttggcATCATGGTTTGTCCAAGTTGGCATCGATATATGGCAATTTTTCAAATCTAAACAAGATGATAATGATGGTAGATCAGCAAGAATTCAGATTCTACGAAGGAAGATTTTCATTGCTAGTGTTAGATGTGGTGCATGTCTGGTTTTTGTTTCTATAGGAGCAGGGTTAGGAGCAATGTTGTTTCAACCTACAACTAGCCAGTGGATTGGATGTGCTATTGGAGAAGTGTCTGGATCATTCATTGTACCCTTTTTCTTTGGCAAAGTTCTTCACATGGTACTTTGA